A single region of the bacterium genome encodes:
- a CDS encoding anti-sigma factor antagonist (This anti-anti-sigma factor, or anti-sigma factor antagonist, belongs to a family that includes characterized members SpoIIAA, RsbV, RsfA, and RsfB.): MLNGDSIMEEKQINFTEKDINEVTVMCIKDERLDSRISHLYKQEFVKMKDAGIHDVVVDLSDVDFIDSSGLGSLLLGRRLFTADEGDLRIVGAHEKVSKMFEIAKLDRVFEFFDDLDSAVESFNEADV, encoded by the coding sequence ATGTTAAACGGAGATTCTATTATGGAAGAAAAACAAATCAATTTCACCGAGAAGGATATCAATGAAGTAACGGTGATGTGTATCAAGGATGAGCGTCTCGACAGCCGGATATCGCACTTATACAAACAGGAATTCGTGAAAATGAAAGACGCAGGCATTCACGATGTGGTAGTGGATCTGTCGGACGTTGATTTTATTGACAGTTCGGGATTGGGATCGCTACTGCTCGGGCGACGGTTATTTACTGCCGATGAAGGCGACCTGCGGATCGTCGGAGCGCACGAAAAGGTCTCCAAGATGTTTGAGATCGCTAAACTGGACCGCGTTTTTGAGTTTTTCGATGATCTCGATTCCGCCGTCGAAAGTTTTAATGAAGCGGACGTCTAA
- a CDS encoding ABC transporter ATP-binding protein, translating to MNSLTPGRPLIQVHGLKKHFVSSKLFFSKKVQTVKAVDGVSFEIRPSETLGLVGESGCGKSTTGRCMLRLIESTGGDVYYETTNLSRMDHRQFRPYRRHLQIIFQDPFSSLNPRMNIASMLREILHVHQLAEGDKAARRVNELLEMVGLSSAQRYKFPHEFSGGQRQRIGIARALAVEPKFIVCDEPVSALDVSIQAQIINLLVDLQKQLSLTYLFIAHDLAVVRHISNRVAVMYLGKVVEMAETRQLYINPLHPYTQALLSAVPSPDPASKKQRVILKGEIPNPSDPPRGCAFHTRCPIANQECREIQPELREIEKDHFVSCHLAN from the coding sequence ATGAACTCATTGACACCAGGGCGTCCGCTAATCCAAGTTCACGGGCTGAAAAAGCATTTTGTTTCATCGAAACTTTTTTTTTCAAAAAAAGTCCAAACTGTGAAAGCCGTTGACGGCGTATCCTTTGAAATTAGGCCTTCAGAGACTCTGGGACTGGTCGGCGAGTCGGGCTGCGGAAAGAGCACTACGGGAAGATGTATGCTGCGCCTCATCGAGTCTACCGGCGGCGATGTGTATTATGAAACGACAAACCTTTCGCGCATGGATCATCGGCAATTTCGGCCGTATCGGCGTCATCTGCAGATCATATTTCAGGATCCGTTCAGTTCTCTGAATCCCCGCATGAATATAGCATCCATGCTGCGCGAAATACTTCACGTGCATCAGCTTGCCGAAGGCGACAAGGCCGCGCGGCGGGTAAATGAACTTTTGGAGATGGTCGGACTTTCTTCGGCGCAGCGGTATAAATTTCCGCATGAATTTTCCGGCGGCCAGCGGCAACGAATCGGTATTGCGCGGGCGCTGGCGGTGGAACCTAAATTTATCGTGTGCGACGAACCTGTTTCGGCACTCGATGTTTCCATTCAGGCGCAGATCATTAATTTACTCGTTGATCTGCAGAAACAGCTTTCATTGACTTATTTATTTATTGCGCACGATCTGGCCGTAGTGCGTCATATATCTAATCGTGTTGCCGTGATGTATCTTGGCAAAGTGGTTGAGATGGCTGAGACGCGGCAATTATATATAAATCCGCTTCATCCGTATACGCAGGCTCTGTTGTCCGCCGTGCCTTCGCCGGACCCGGCATCGAAGAAACAACGCGTCATACTGAAAGGAGAAATTCCAAATCCATCCGATCCACCGAGGGGATGCGCCTTTCACACACGATGCCCAATTGCCAATCAGGAATGCAGAGAAATTCAGCCTGAATTAAGAGAAATAGAAAAAGATCATTTTGTCAGCTGTCATCTGGCCAATTAA
- a CDS encoding TonB-dependent receptor: MHPFFLLPRLSRSHLFMISLANRCITVFGLIFALPVYAQQNNYSIEGSVKDLYTGKGLPAVNVYIQELQRGSITDSSGSYKIGNLNKGIYSVSFTRVGYKKQARKINFEKHITIFLNVSMEEQSIVFEAIEITPGVIELSSEEGASSTITNQEILSSASIFSKDVYRSLQVVPGVSNSEWSSKPHIKGGNPDEMAVIIDNLEIYEPFHLEEIDGPYSVISSDLVKDMKLITGGFAPKYGDKMSGILKINTIDRVDDDSIKASIDFSNASAALNQRISDRVNVFFSGRRSYVYLLEQASDNNFPTVVYDLWSKLDYKMDAQNRLSLNFMFLKDEIKYKQDSTFLRREFFDSYKMNYYVWLNWYKLNNERRYYSTTVGFQNLDKHADFSFDGSFTDDNADRRSTKIVTFKQDHYWKWHNDHTLEFGLDGNVFFNDYFYREFRVNPTETTPYAISTDVIFVDSKTEGYTASGYAQDTYRFSDNINVLLGARLSSQSYTDAPQIAPRAALSYEYSDQLNFKWAYGWYYQPDNFQKMKAYDNQYKLYSKPEKSIHYVMSAAYAPDPNSGITAEIYYKDYPRLNDDYNFDFSNRIEGVGIVDKPYNTQSGYAAGFDLFFKKRYSAFNLLSVGYSFSVSRIRNHLNITAPRDLDRTHSLAVNNIYNFGHGLSLSTLFRLHTGDPYTPSSVRILGDSSVTDSRIYYLTETKNSGRLPLFHSLDIKLEKRWNLNQIYLVTYGGIINLYDHKNIRQRAWKREVSNGKVTSYSQKNQLYFPRVYTLGLSLELSIPKSR; this comes from the coding sequence ATGCACCCTTTTTTCTTATTGCCAAGGTTAAGCCGGAGTCATTTATTCATGATTTCTTTAGCTAATCGGTGTATTACTGTTTTCGGACTGATCTTTGCCCTGCCTGTCTACGCCCAGCAGAATAATTATTCCATTGAAGGTTCAGTCAAAGACCTCTACACAGGCAAAGGTTTACCGGCCGTAAATGTGTATATCCAGGAATTGCAAAGAGGCTCGATCACCGATTCGTCCGGCTCTTACAAAATCGGCAATCTTAACAAAGGAATTTATTCCGTTTCTTTTACCCGTGTGGGATACAAAAAGCAGGCCCGGAAAATCAATTTTGAAAAACACATAACCATCTTTCTAAACGTCAGCATGGAAGAACAATCCATCGTATTTGAAGCAATTGAGATCACGCCAGGAGTCATTGAATTGTCATCCGAGGAAGGCGCCTCGTCTACTATTACCAATCAGGAAATCCTCTCTTCCGCAAGTATATTTTCCAAAGACGTGTACCGCAGTCTGCAAGTCGTGCCCGGAGTATCTAATAGTGAGTGGAGTTCAAAGCCGCATATCAAAGGCGGCAACCCCGACGAGATGGCTGTGATCATAGACAATTTGGAAATATACGAGCCTTTTCATCTGGAGGAAATCGACGGGCCGTACAGTGTGATCAGTTCCGATCTCGTGAAAGATATGAAACTTATCACCGGCGGATTTGCCCCAAAATACGGCGATAAGATGTCCGGTATTCTCAAGATCAACACCATCGACCGTGTGGACGACGATTCCATCAAAGCCTCCATTGATTTTTCTAATGCATCGGCTGCATTGAATCAACGCATCAGCGATCGTGTTAACGTTTTCTTCAGCGGCCGCAGAAGTTATGTCTACCTGCTGGAACAGGCGTCCGACAATAATTTTCCAACGGTGGTGTACGATCTATGGAGTAAACTTGATTATAAAATGGATGCGCAGAACCGCCTGTCGCTCAACTTCATGTTTCTGAAGGACGAGATCAAATACAAACAGGATTCCACATTCCTGCGGCGCGAGTTTTTCGACAGTTATAAAATGAATTATTATGTCTGGCTGAATTGGTATAAACTTAACAATGAACGACGGTATTATTCAACAACCGTCGGGTTTCAAAATCTGGACAAACATGCCGACTTTTCTTTTGACGGCAGTTTTACTGACGATAACGCCGACCGGCGTTCTACAAAAATTGTAACTTTCAAACAGGATCATTATTGGAAATGGCACAATGACCACACTTTAGAATTTGGGTTGGATGGCAACGTTTTTTTTAATGATTATTTCTACCGGGAATTCCGGGTTAATCCTACAGAAACCACGCCGTACGCCATTTCAACGGACGTTATCTTTGTTGACTCCAAGACAGAAGGATATACCGCATCCGGATACGCGCAGGACACTTACCGGTTTTCCGACAATATCAACGTGCTCTTGGGCGCTCGCCTCTCCAGCCAGAGTTATACGGATGCGCCGCAGATTGCGCCGCGGGCCGCGCTCAGTTATGAATACAGCGACCAATTGAATTTCAAATGGGCGTACGGATGGTACTATCAGCCGGATAATTTTCAGAAAATGAAAGCGTACGATAATCAGTACAAATTATATTCGAAGCCTGAGAAGAGTATCCATTACGTTATGAGCGCGGCGTATGCTCCCGATCCTAATTCCGGAATCACAGCCGAGATTTATTATAAGGATTATCCCCGGCTGAATGACGATTACAATTTTGATTTTTCCAACCGTATCGAAGGCGTCGGCATAGTTGACAAGCCATATAACACGCAATCGGGTTATGCTGCAGGATTTGACCTATTCTTCAAAAAACGATACAGCGCTTTTAATCTGCTCAGCGTCGGCTACTCCTTTTCCGTCAGCCGGATCAGGAACCACCTGAATATTACCGCACCCAGAGATCTGGATCGAACGCATTCTCTCGCGGTCAACAATATTTACAATTTCGGACATGGCTTGTCCCTGAGTACCTTATTTCGCCTGCATACCGGCGATCCCTACACGCCCAGCAGCGTACGCATTCTCGGCGACAGTTCCGTCACCGACAGCCGCATATATTATTTGACGGAAACAAAAAACAGCGGACGCCTTCCCCTATTTCACTCTTTGGACATTAAACTTGAAAAACGCTGGAATCTTAATCAGATCTATCTTGTTACTTACGGCGGAATTATCAATCTGTATGATCACAAAAATATCCGCCAGCGCGCATGGAAACGCGAAGTCAGTAACGGGAAAGTGACGTCGTATTCGCAAAAAAATCAACTCTATTTTCCGCGCGTTTATACACTTGGCCTTAGCCTGGAACTCAGTATTCCGAAGAGCAGGTAA
- a CDS encoding T9SS type A sorting domain-containing protein — MKKILTFSALLYIQSLIIITPSFTQDQNWQHFYYRNYSGYVADDSNYVWVAAGYNTLARFDKTTGTFETIKRDGYYFPFAVDRKHRLWFNDIEGLSMYDGKDFTNFTNTPVRNFWDIKTDTLGHVWFCKHDTLVKFDGTQYSIYTPTNSGLPPFNINGIAVDNHSNIWLATDGGLVKFDRTQWTIYDSSNSTLDGSYLSCVKVGFDEKVYVVESSYKLHIFNGFSWSVQTIASYGYVECITTDQSGNVYMGGGRTGIIKFDGDNYTTFNTSYYGQDDDVNQLAVDDQGNVWSAGNGYGLTKLTSSGIAFYGYEVLSDDIHCIDIDRKGNKWFGTDLGLSRFDGSTWQTYNFSNSGLPANDIRAIALDRQDNLWLSVRWPWGYYEYDEPYIFNGDTLEGGLAHFDGENWTVYNKHNSDLPSLRIDAIHVDKNGIVWIGTQDAGLVKFDGSTFSSYAPSNSLFVSTIASDPSGVLWIGTNVGISVWDQKNWTSYTVNNSGLNSNAIRKIVIDKKNTKWIATGAGLVSFDGSKWTAYGSTNSPMTSIDIRSVEIDYNDRIWIATQGIAHELICFDGENWTKYTIDAGYPWEDLNYIIKADTRNVWLAMEGEILVFNQNGSVELNAPGVPPEILKLNQNFPNPFNPETTIRYDLPADGKVTLKIYNILGQEIRTLVNRKELAGTYQVVWNGTNDRGSRVSSGLYFYRLQIDKTAKTRKLLLVK; from the coding sequence ATGAAAAAAATTCTCACCTTCTCAGCCCTGCTCTACATCCAATCGTTAATAATAATTACCCCATCATTCACCCAGGATCAAAACTGGCAGCACTTTTATTACAGAAATTATTCCGGTTATGTCGCAGATGACAGTAACTATGTTTGGGTTGCGGCCGGTTATAACACCTTAGCCCGGTTTGACAAAACTACGGGCACTTTTGAAACGATTAAGCGTGACGGATACTATTTTCCTTTCGCTGTTGACAGAAAACATCGGCTCTGGTTCAACGACATTGAGGGGCTTTCGATGTATGACGGAAAAGATTTCACAAACTTTACAAATACCCCTGTCAGGAATTTTTGGGATATCAAGACAGATACACTCGGTCATGTCTGGTTTTGCAAGCACGACACTTTAGTTAAATTTGATGGTACGCAATATTCAATTTACACACCTACAAACTCAGGTCTTCCGCCATTTAATATAAATGGCATTGCTGTTGACAACCATAGTAATATATGGCTTGCGACTGACGGCGGGTTGGTAAAATTTGATCGAACCCAATGGACGATCTACGACTCATCTAATTCAACCTTGGATGGCAGTTATTTATCATGCGTTAAAGTCGGCTTCGATGAAAAGGTGTATGTGGTCGAAAGTTCATACAAACTCCACATATTTAATGGGTTTTCTTGGTCGGTTCAAACTATTGCTTCTTATGGATACGTGGAATGCATTACTACAGACCAGAGCGGAAATGTTTATATGGGCGGCGGACGAACAGGAATTATAAAATTTGATGGTGACAATTACACTACATTTAATACTAGTTATTATGGCCAGGATGACGACGTAAATCAGCTTGCCGTAGATGATCAGGGAAATGTCTGGTCGGCCGGGAACGGGTATGGGTTAACCAAATTAACTTCGTCAGGTATTGCTTTTTATGGCTATGAGGTACTCTCGGACGATATCCATTGCATCGACATAGATCGCAAGGGCAACAAATGGTTTGGAACCGATCTTGGCTTGTCAAGGTTTGATGGGAGCACTTGGCAAACCTATAATTTTTCTAATTCAGGTCTGCCTGCTAATGATATTCGCGCCATAGCCTTGGATCGGCAGGACAATCTCTGGCTCAGCGTCAGATGGCCGTGGGGTTACTATGAATATGATGAACCCTACATTTTCAATGGCGACACTTTGGAAGGCGGCTTAGCCCACTTTGACGGGGAAAATTGGACCGTTTATAATAAACATAATTCAGACTTACCATCACTTAGGATCGACGCAATTCATGTTGACAAAAATGGAATCGTTTGGATAGGCACACAGGATGCAGGCCTTGTTAAGTTTGACGGCTCAACATTTTCATCCTATGCTCCTTCAAATTCCTTATTTGTCTCAACCATTGCTTCCGATCCGTCCGGCGTATTGTGGATCGGGACGAATGTGGGCATTTCAGTATGGGATCAGAAGAATTGGACGAGCTATACTGTCAACAATTCAGGGTTGAATTCGAATGCAATTCGAAAAATTGTTATTGATAAAAAGAACACTAAATGGATCGCGACCGGCGCCGGACTGGTGAGTTTTGACGGATCAAAATGGACAGCGTATGGTTCGACAAATTCACCAATGACCTCTATTGACATTAGATCCGTTGAAATTGATTACAATGACCGAATATGGATTGCAACCCAAGGTATCGCCCATGAGCTCATTTGTTTTGATGGAGAGAATTGGACAAAATACACTATTGATGCGGGTTATCCGTGGGAGGATTTGAATTACATCATTAAGGCGGATACCCGAAACGTTTGGTTAGCAATGGAAGGAGAAATTCTCGTATTTAATCAGAACGGATCAGTTGAACTCAATGCACCCGGAGTACCTCCTGAAATCCTCAAGCTTAATCAAAATTTCCCTAATCCTTTCAACCCGGAAACGACGATACGTTATGACTTACCGGCCGATGGGAAAGTGACCCTGAAGATTTACAATATTCTCGGTCAGGAAATTCGAACATTGGTAAATCGGAAGGAATTGGCCGGAACGTATCAAGTCGTTTGGAATGGAACCAATGATAGAGGCAGCAGAGTTTCAAGTGGATTATATTTTTACAGATTGCAAATAGATAAAACAGCGAAGACTAGAAAATTACTTTTAGTAAAATAG
- a CDS encoding acyl-CoA carboxylase subunit beta, whose translation MAVIGTSAVKWNPEKFKKNESFMDKLVEQLKSEEEVIQQGGGPKNIEKQHQKKRLTARERIAKLIDVDTYFMELGLFCANGMYEEFGGCPAAGNIIGVAMIHGKETMIVAHDATVKAGAHFEMTVKKTLRAQEIAMKNNIPIVYLVDSAGVFLPLQDQVFPDENHFGRIFYNNARLSAMGVTQVAAVMGPCVAGGAYLPVMCDKFIMTEGSSLFLAGPALVKAAIGQVIDLETLGGASTHNAISGTADYHEPNDEAALERIRGILGKVSHKPQASFNKIASEKPFFSPDEIHGIIPEGVGQYDMREIIARIVDRSELDEYKSTYGKTILTGTARIGGYAIGIVANQKTVQRTAKGEMQMGGVMYNEAADKAARFVMNCNQDGIPILFLHDVNGFMVGRDAEHAGIAKDGAKMVNAVANSVVPKITIVIGGSYGAGNYAMCGKAYDPRFIFAWPTANISVMGGSQAASTITEIRLSGKQVSEEEKNRVYEEIRSNYEKQGNPRYAAARLWVDAIIYPKETREVLIRCLDTAMNNPNVPPPNFGVLQV comes from the coding sequence ATGGCGGTTATCGGAACATCGGCTGTTAAATGGAATCCGGAGAAATTCAAGAAGAACGAATCCTTCATGGACAAGCTGGTTGAACAGTTAAAATCTGAAGAAGAGGTCATTCAACAAGGCGGCGGGCCGAAGAATATCGAAAAGCAGCATCAGAAAAAACGGTTGACTGCGCGGGAGCGCATCGCCAAGTTAATCGATGTGGACACCTATTTCATGGAACTGGGGCTTTTCTGCGCTAACGGGATGTACGAAGAATTCGGCGGATGTCCTGCAGCAGGCAACATCATCGGTGTCGCGATGATTCACGGCAAAGAGACGATGATCGTCGCTCACGATGCTACCGTCAAAGCGGGCGCACATTTTGAAATGACGGTCAAGAAGACGTTGCGCGCGCAAGAAATCGCGATGAAGAATAATATTCCGATCGTGTATCTTGTGGATTCCGCAGGCGTTTTTCTTCCATTACAAGATCAGGTCTTCCCGGACGAAAATCATTTCGGCAGAATATTTTATAATAATGCGCGCCTGAGCGCGATGGGCGTCACGCAGGTTGCAGCCGTGATGGGGCCGTGCGTGGCCGGCGGCGCGTATTTACCCGTGATGTGCGATAAATTCATCATGACCGAAGGCTCGAGCTTGTTTCTCGCCGGGCCGGCGCTTGTCAAGGCGGCCATCGGGCAGGTGATCGATCTGGAAACGCTCGGCGGCGCGAGTACGCACAATGCGATCAGCGGTACGGCGGACTATCACGAACCTAATGACGAAGCCGCGCTGGAACGCATACGTGGTATATTGGGGAAAGTGAGCCATAAACCGCAGGCGTCATTTAATAAGATTGCATCGGAGAAACCGTTCTTTTCTCCGGACGAAATTCACGGCATCATTCCCGAAGGCGTAGGCCAATACGATATGCGCGAGATCATCGCGCGCATCGTCGACCGGTCGGAATTGGATGAATATAAATCGACGTACGGAAAAACGATATTGACCGGCACGGCGCGCATCGGCGGCTACGCGATAGGGATCGTAGCCAATCAAAAAACGGTGCAGCGCACGGCCAAAGGCGAGATGCAGATGGGCGGCGTGATGTACAACGAAGCCGCCGACAAAGCGGCGCGGTTTGTGATGAACTGCAATCAGGACGGTATTCCGATTTTATTTTTGCATGACGTAAACGGATTCATGGTCGGTCGCGACGCGGAACATGCCGGCATTGCCAAAGACGGCGCGAAGATGGTGAATGCGGTTGCTAATTCCGTCGTACCGAAAATTACCATCGTCATCGGCGGAAGTTACGGAGCGGGAAATTACGCGATGTGCGGGAAAGCGTACGATCCGCGGTTCATCTTTGCATGGCCGACGGCGAATATTTCCGTCATGGGCGGTTCTCAGGCGGCTTCGACGATCACGGAAATTCGTCTATCGGGAAAACAGGTGAGCGAGGAAGAAAAAAACAGAGTGTACGAAGAGATACGATCCAATTACGAAAAGCAAGGCAATCCGCGCTACGCCGCCGCGCGCCTGTGGGTCGATGCGATCATTTATCCTAAAGAAACGCGCGAAGTTCTCATCCGATGTCTCGATACCGCGATGAATAATCCGAATGTTCCTCCGCCGAATTTTGGGGTACTGCAGGTGTGA